One Streptosporangium sp. NBC_01495 DNA window includes the following coding sequences:
- a CDS encoding DUF4153 domain-containing protein, giving the protein MRPLDFLGRIKVKLGMVILLAVVTAFVVNEVGINIGYSRNVRVAVAVVFALIMVQLLARGMTKPLREMAAAAQTIAKGRYGLRVTASSRDEVGELARAFNAMAADLGEVDRQRRELVANVSHELRTPITALRAVLENVVDGVSDPDPATLGTALAQTERLGRLVAQLLDLSRLESGARLIEHEDVELRQLCEQALREAVLAREGVVARCEVPEGLSLRADPDLLAQVLANLLDNAVRHSPPGGVVVLAATARGEGVRLRVSDQGPGIAAEDRARAFERFSRLDAGRAADDGGAGLGLAITKEIVELHGGSIHVDDGVGCHVVADLPERIEMNPPSLPAKGALPPEADVLAPGRTPPSEVPAASPASPASTPSVPPTAGTSSGGREAAGVAGGSGSGEPVEGGRVSGTVQGSGAVEPVEQDEPAETGRAPEVREMVGAGQVSRSREVAATVSASASGSVTGSVTGSVTGSVSESAIGSVGGPATGSVSGPVTGSAGGPAAGSVTGPVTGPVTGPVTGPVGGSEGGRVTGSGSGPGEPVGAVQAAGPVQVSEPRETGEAPGTSDPVTDPGGPGRGVASGPVPASPDPGAAVPDGAATPSPPVPPSPQPYPPQPVLARDGSARQRPVVMRNWLGALTGVFLGGVGGLVCAAIVGIGLASIAPLLGMFAVAVIITAGAFVGTVIGATTPTDDFLASVEPLPHRPPARGPAAQRVTVPGPGAPQREGEARPAGVREGATGSSTGSSAGSSTGSSTGSLAGSSTGSSASTPTVSRPGGGRGPGAPGGYEAPPIFPRPELPDTPRWVLPASAAVGLFAAVAVPYSRAGLGLVLVSAAMGIAAIPAARRRINPWSAGMGAIAYGLVATVMFRDADWLVAILLLAGFLTAALALSGAGRGWLGVLRGGASVILGLLPVPWFLGARLKGLASRRRVMPLLLGGGLTVVLLAVFGALFASADAIFAEAVERVFSAQEWAESLPLRILLFVVFAVVVASAVLVGLRPVAEPKSPDLKVTVGRSLWVTPLTALNLLFATFVGMQLTVLFGDTQWVVSATGLTYAEYARTGFFQLVVVSVFVLAIVAVASGAVELKGFDRWLMAGLLGLLCVLTLVILFSALHRLDLYANAYGLSRLRASVSATVLWLGGIFALVLAAGAARLTGRGHTRWLPRTLVIMTSASLLAFAVWNPDLRVAETQIAIRGVGGVERVDLEYLGDLGAEAVPALDRLPEPARSCVLRDVVAANDLAWPDPWNGWNLARREARDLLAQRPVLKGASCPQTPSRLETPYQD; this is encoded by the coding sequence TTGAGACCTCTCGACTTCCTGGGCCGGATCAAGGTCAAACTCGGGATGGTGATCCTGCTGGCCGTGGTGACGGCGTTCGTCGTCAACGAGGTCGGCATCAACATCGGTTACTCGCGCAACGTGCGCGTCGCGGTGGCCGTGGTGTTCGCGCTGATCATGGTGCAGTTACTCGCGCGGGGGATGACCAAGCCGCTGCGCGAGATGGCCGCCGCCGCGCAGACCATCGCCAAGGGCCGGTACGGCCTGCGGGTGACCGCGTCCTCCCGTGATGAGGTCGGCGAGCTCGCCCGCGCCTTCAACGCGATGGCCGCCGACCTGGGCGAGGTGGACCGGCAACGGCGCGAGCTGGTGGCCAACGTCAGCCACGAGCTCCGCACGCCGATCACCGCGCTCCGTGCGGTGCTGGAGAACGTGGTCGACGGGGTCTCGGATCCCGACCCCGCCACCCTCGGCACCGCGCTCGCCCAGACCGAGCGGCTGGGCCGCCTGGTCGCGCAGCTGCTCGACCTGTCCCGCCTGGAGTCCGGGGCCCGGCTGATCGAGCATGAGGACGTCGAGCTGCGCCAGCTGTGCGAGCAGGCCCTGCGGGAGGCCGTACTGGCCAGGGAGGGTGTGGTGGCGCGCTGCGAGGTCCCGGAGGGGCTGAGCCTGCGCGCCGATCCCGACCTGCTCGCGCAGGTCCTCGCCAACCTGCTGGACAACGCGGTGCGGCACAGCCCCCCCGGCGGGGTGGTGGTGCTGGCCGCGACGGCCAGGGGAGAGGGGGTTCGGTTGCGGGTGAGCGACCAGGGGCCGGGCATCGCGGCCGAGGACCGGGCGCGGGCGTTCGAGCGCTTCTCGCGCCTGGACGCGGGCCGGGCCGCCGACGACGGCGGCGCCGGGCTGGGCCTGGCCATCACCAAGGAGATCGTCGAACTCCACGGCGGCTCCATCCACGTCGACGACGGCGTCGGCTGCCACGTCGTGGCCGATCTTCCGGAAAGGATCGAGATGAACCCCCCGTCTCTCCCCGCCAAGGGCGCCCTTCCCCCGGAGGCGGACGTCCTCGCTCCGGGGAGGACCCCTCCGAGCGAGGTTCCCGCGGCTTCTCCGGCTTCTCCGGCCTCCACGCCTTCCGTCCCGCCCACGGCCGGTACGTCGTCCGGAGGTCGCGAGGCCGCCGGGGTCGCGGGGGGTTCCGGATCCGGCGAACCGGTGGAGGGCGGTCGGGTATCCGGGACTGTTCAGGGGTCCGGAGCCGTCGAACCTGTTGAACAGGATGAACCGGCGGAGACCGGCCGGGCGCCCGAGGTCCGTGAGATGGTCGGGGCCGGGCAGGTGTCCCGGTCGCGAGAGGTCGCGGCGACCGTTTCCGCTTCCGCGTCCGGCTCCGTGACCGGCTCCGTGACCGGCTCCGTGACCGGCTCCGTGAGTGAATCGGCAATCGGTTCGGTGGGCGGCCCGGCGACCGGTTCGGTGAGTGGCCCGGTGACCGGCTCAGCGGGCGGCCCGGCGGCCGGTTCCGTGACCGGCCCGGTGACTGGCCCGGTGACCGGCCCGGTGACCGGCCCGGTGGGCGGCTCGGAGGGCGGTCGGGTGACCGGTTCGGGTTCCGGTCCCGGCGAACCGGTCGGGGCCGTTCAGGCCGCCGGACCCGTTCAGGTGTCCGAACCTCGCGAGACCGGCGAGGCGCCCGGTACCTCCGACCCGGTCACGGACCCGGGCGGACCCGGGCGCGGGGTGGCGTCCGGGCCGGTGCCCGCCTCTCCCGATCCCGGAGCCGCCGTCCCCGACGGCGCCGCCACCCCCTCTCCTCCCGTACCGCCTTCCCCGCAGCCGTACCCTCCGCAGCCCGTTCTCGCCAGGGACGGGAGCGCGCGTCAGAGGCCGGTCGTGATGCGAAACTGGCTGGGAGCGCTCACCGGGGTCTTCCTCGGCGGCGTCGGGGGGCTGGTGTGCGCCGCGATCGTGGGCATCGGCCTCGCGAGCATCGCCCCCCTGCTGGGCATGTTCGCCGTAGCCGTCATCATCACCGCCGGCGCGTTCGTCGGCACGGTCATCGGCGCCACCACGCCCACCGACGATTTCCTGGCCTCCGTCGAACCGCTCCCGCACCGGCCTCCGGCGCGGGGGCCCGCCGCGCAGCGCGTCACCGTACCGGGGCCGGGAGCTCCGCAGCGGGAAGGCGAGGCGCGGCCGGCAGGCGTCCGGGAAGGGGCGACGGGTTCATCGACAGGTTCATCGGCGGGCTCATCGACGGGTTCATCGACGGGTTCGTTGGCGGGTTCATCGACAGGCTCGTCGGCGAGCACGCCGACGGTCTCCCGGCCGGGCGGGGGGAGAGGTCCCGGGGCGCCCGGCGGATACGAGGCGCCGCCGATCTTCCCCCGGCCCGAGCTGCCGGACACGCCCCGGTGGGTGCTGCCGGCGTCGGCCGCCGTCGGGTTGTTCGCCGCGGTCGCGGTGCCGTACAGCAGGGCCGGGCTGGGGCTCGTGCTGGTGTCCGCGGCGATGGGGATCGCGGCGATCCCCGCGGCGCGCAGGAGGATCAACCCGTGGTCGGCGGGGATGGGGGCGATCGCCTACGGGCTGGTCGCGACGGTGATGTTCAGGGACGCGGACTGGCTGGTCGCGATACTTCTGCTGGCCGGGTTCCTCACGGCCGCGCTCGCCCTGTCGGGGGCCGGGCGCGGCTGGCTCGGGGTGCTCAGGGGCGGTGCGTCGGTGATCCTGGGCCTGCTGCCGGTGCCGTGGTTCCTCGGGGCGAGGCTGAAGGGTCTCGCGTCCCGTCGCCGCGTGATGCCCCTGCTGCTCGGGGGCGGGCTGACCGTCGTGCTGCTGGCGGTGTTCGGGGCGCTGTTCGCCTCGGCGGACGCGATCTTCGCCGAGGCCGTCGAGCGGGTGTTCAGCGCGCAGGAGTGGGCGGAGTCGCTGCCGCTGCGGATCCTCCTCTTCGTCGTCTTCGCGGTCGTGGTCGCCTCCGCCGTGCTGGTCGGGCTGCGACCCGTGGCCGAGCCGAAGTCCCCCGACCTGAAGGTCACGGTCGGCCGAAGTCTCTGGGTGACCCCGCTGACGGCGCTCAATCTGCTGTTCGCCACGTTCGTGGGAATGCAGCTGACCGTGCTGTTCGGCGACACCCAGTGGGTGGTGTCCGCCACCGGGCTGACCTACGCCGAGTACGCGCGCACCGGGTTCTTCCAGCTCGTCGTCGTCAGCGTGTTCGTACTGGCCATCGTGGCGGTCGCCTCGGGGGCGGTGGAGCTCAAGGGTTTCGACCGCTGGCTGATGGCCGGTCTGCTCGGCCTGCTCTGCGTGCTGACCCTGGTGATCCTGTTCTCCGCGCTGCACCGCCTGGACCTGTACGCCAACGCCTACGGGCTCTCCCGGCTGCGGGCCTCGGTGTCGGCGACGGTGCTGTGGCTGGGCGGGATCTTCGCCCTGGTCCTCGCCGCGGGCGCGGCCCGGCTCACCGGACGCGGGCACACGCGCTGGCTGCCCAGGACCCTCGTCATCATGACGAGCGCCTCCCTGCTGGCGTTCGCGGTCTGGAACCCCGACCTGCGGGTCGCGGAGACCCAGATCGCCATACGGGGGGTGGGGGGCGTGGAGCGGGTCGACCTCGAATACCTCGGCGACCTCGGCGCGGAGGCCGTGCCCGCCCTGGACAGGCTGCCCGAACCGGCCCGCAGCTGCGTCCTGCGAGACGTGGTCGCGGCCAACGATCTCGCCTGGCCCGACCCGTGGAACGGCTGGAACCTGGCCCGTCGCGAGGCGAGGGACCTGCTGGCACAGCGTCCGGTCCTCAAGGGCGCCTCATGCCCGCAGACGCCCTCCCGGCTGGAGACTCCGTACCAGGACTGA
- a CDS encoding response regulator transcription factor — MATPQQRRVLVVEDDETIARAVRHRLVAEGFDVQVVGDGNAALTAYAKTGPDVVVLDRLLPGLDGLEVCRRMQAARPVPVLMLTALGEETDLLVGLGVGADDYMAKPFSMRELVARVHALLRRVERASQLAVADTVIRLADVEIDTAERRVYVRGTEAQLTRTEFDLLCRLAERPGQVFERERLLADIWGFSEAAATRTVDSHVRALRRKLGPGVVRTVHGVGYALVKP; from the coding sequence ATGGCAACTCCCCAGCAACGACGTGTCCTCGTGGTCGAGGACGACGAGACGATCGCGCGGGCCGTACGGCACAGGCTGGTCGCCGAGGGCTTTGACGTGCAGGTCGTCGGGGACGGGAACGCGGCGCTGACCGCCTACGCGAAGACGGGGCCCGACGTGGTGGTCCTCGACCGGCTGCTGCCCGGCCTCGACGGCCTGGAGGTGTGCCGGCGGATGCAGGCGGCCAGGCCGGTGCCGGTGCTCATGCTCACCGCGCTGGGAGAGGAGACCGATTTGCTCGTGGGGCTGGGCGTCGGGGCCGACGACTACATGGCCAAGCCGTTCAGCATGCGCGAGCTGGTCGCGCGGGTACACGCCCTGCTGCGCAGGGTCGAGCGGGCCTCCCAGCTGGCCGTGGCCGACACGGTCATCCGCCTCGCCGATGTCGAGATCGACACCGCGGAACGCAGGGTCTACGTGCGGGGCACCGAGGCCCAGCTGACCAGGACCGAGTTCGACCTGCTCTGCCGCCTCGCCGAGCGCCCCGGCCAGGTCTTCGAGCGGGAGCGGCTGCTGGCCGACATATGGGGCTTCTCCGAGGCCGCCGCCACCCGCACGGTCGACAGCCACGTGCGGGCCCTGCGCCGCAAGCTCGGCCCCGGCGTCGTCCGTACCGTCCACGGCGTCGGCTACGCCCTCGTCAAACCCTGA
- a CDS encoding GNAT family N-acetyltransferase yields the protein MSDLSAPDLCFRPLEPGEFDLFHRYGALPASGVGARNLPFDELGYRPEWVWVALRGDEVVARAGFWGPPGSEHPFSLDWFDPGSGPDRIEVGAALLRAAYAALVRPGYATPSGSRPDYHLFLPADWRERPDAFADASDRIAAAEKAGLRRSVERLNLRWLPEYGLPPRPARLAFAPVDDDEVLVNLLARIAEGSLDDWDRRNLAEEGARATAEKTVAEVADMPGGRDRWRLARDASGELVGVVMATRNSRSATIGYVGVDPARRGHGYAYDLVTEALHDFVAEGAPEVNDNTDVGNAPMAAAFARIGYRITGRRLIMA from the coding sequence TTGTCCGATCTCTCCGCCCCCGACCTGTGTTTCCGCCCGCTCGAACCGGGTGAGTTCGACCTGTTCCACCGTTACGGTGCGCTGCCCGCCTCCGGCGTGGGCGCCCGCAACCTGCCCTTCGACGAGCTCGGCTACCGGCCCGAATGGGTCTGGGTCGCGCTGCGCGGCGACGAGGTCGTCGCCAGGGCCGGGTTCTGGGGCCCGCCGGGTTCCGAGCATCCCTTCAGCCTCGACTGGTTCGACCCCGGGTCCGGTCCCGACCGGATCGAGGTGGGGGCGGCCCTGCTGCGAGCCGCGTACGCGGCCCTGGTCAGGCCCGGATACGCCACACCATCCGGGAGCAGGCCCGACTACCACCTGTTCCTGCCCGCCGACTGGCGCGAGCGACCCGACGCGTTCGCCGACGCCTCCGACCGGATCGCCGCCGCGGAGAAGGCCGGGCTGCGGCGGTCCGTCGAGCGGCTCAACCTGCGCTGGCTCCCCGAGTACGGCCTGCCGCCCAGGCCGGCCAGGCTCGCCTTCGCCCCGGTCGACGACGACGAGGTGCTGGTGAACCTGCTGGCCCGGATCGCCGAGGGCAGCCTCGACGACTGGGACCGGCGCAACCTCGCGGAGGAGGGCGCGAGGGCGACGGCCGAGAAGACCGTGGCCGAGGTCGCGGACATGCCCGGCGGGCGCGACCGGTGGCGGCTCGCCCGCGACGCCTCGGGAGAGCTCGTCGGCGTCGTGATGGCCACGCGCAACTCCAGGAGCGCCACGATCGGCTACGTCGGGGTGGACCCGGCCCGGCGCGGTCATGGCTATGCCTACGACCTGGTCACCGAGGCGCTGCACGACTTCGTCGCCGAGGGCGCGCCCGAGGTGAACGACAACACCGACGTGGGCAACGCGCCCATGGCGGCGGCGTTCGCCCGGATCGGCTACCGGATCACCGGTCGCCGGTTGATCATGGCCTGA